Proteins encoded by one window of Chrysemys picta bellii isolate R12L10 chromosome 10, ASM1138683v2, whole genome shotgun sequence:
- the LOC101945789 gene encoding collagen and calcium-binding EGF domain-containing protein 1-like isoform X1 — MLRLLEAELLFASLLSGPFPPLSGDRKSESCPENKILTVEYSCTGAGGTPATCLRRKCCEGYRFVMGQCIPESVDVCANFPCEQQCTDNFGRVLCTCFPGYRFDRERHKTHLHPYCLDIDECVESGGAVCDQLCTNTPGSYRCHCQRGYYIASDGTTCLKSSNGTTVVKSETLMGTRSCSITCEEFTSMKQTVSQLRHKLLLPGLDNESGKSWMRINQKPADRLPVLGPPGPPGPPGDPGATGEKGSPGAIGPPGPPGTRGPRGDMGPMGPYPDFAHIKIGRRGPVGAPGAPGRNGQKGERGYPGPRGPPVRIEKQLAARSIRQSKGQKPHPGPQVPTALFLGQGPPGSFDFLLLMMADIRNDIIELQEKVFGQRRRMEFEMPSANSRDSEVHEWGSGQEELLRGPRPTRSAT; from the exons CGAATCTTGTCCCGAGAATAAAATCCTGACCGTGGAATATTCCTGCACAGGAGCAGGCGGGACACCGGCCACATGCTTACG gagGAAGTGCTGTGAGGGCTATAGGTTTGTGATGGGCCAGTGTATCCCAGAAA GCGTGGACGTGTGCGCCAACTTCCCGTGCGAGCAGCAATGCACGGACAACTTCGGTCGTGTCTTGTGCACGTGCTTCCCTGGCTATCGCTTCGACAGAGAGCGCCACAAGACTCACCTGCACCCTTACTGCCTGG ACATCGATGAGTGTGTGGAAAGCGGAGGTGCCGTCTGCGACCAGCTGTGTACGAACACCCCGGGCAGCTACCGGTGCCATTGCCAGCGTGGCTATTACATAGCGTCTGACGGGACAACCTGCCTGAAATCCAGCAACG GCACCACAGTGGTCAAGTCGGAGACCCTGATGGGCACCAGGTCCTGCTCCATCACCTGCGAGGAGTTCACCAGTATGAAACAGACAGTCTCCCAGCTGAGACACAAG ctgctgctccctggctTGGATAATGAGAGTGGGAAGTCCTGGATGAGGATTAACCAAAAACCAGCAGACCGTCTTCCTGTCCTAGGGCCCCCAGGTCCCCCGGGGCCTCCAG GTGACCCGGGCGCAACAGGGGAGAAAGGGAGTCCAGGGGCAATCGGACCTCCAGGGCCTCCGGGAACCCGAGGGCCCCGCGGGGACATGGGGCCAATGGGACCGTATCCTGACTTTGCACATATCAAAATCGGACGGAGGGGACCAGTG GGCGCTCCTGGGGCACCGGGAAGGAATGGCCAGAAG GGCGAACGAGGATACCCCGGTCCCCGAGGGCCACCGGTAAGAATAGAAAAACAATTAGCAGCACGGAGTATCAGGCAAAGCAAGGGTCAGAAACCTCATCCTGGGCCCCAAGTCCCCACTGCCTTGTTCCTTGGGCAA GGTCCTCCGGGCTCCTTTGACTTCCTGCTCCTGATGATGGCCGACATCAGGAATGACATCATTGAACTACAGGAGAAAGTGTTTGGCCAGCGCCGGAGGATGGAGTTTGAGATGCCGTCTGCCAACAGCAGGGACTCTGAGGTGCACGAATGGGGATCCGGCCaggaggagctgctgcgggggccTAGACCCACGCGCTCAGCCACATGA
- the LOC101945789 gene encoding collagen and calcium-binding EGF domain-containing protein 1-like isoform X2 encodes MLRLLEAELLFASLLSGPFPPLSGDRKSESCPENKILTVEYSCTGAGGTPATCLRRKCCEGYRFVMGQCIPESVDVCANFPCEQQCTDNFGRVLCTCFPGYRFDRERHKTHLHPYCLDIDECVESGGAVCDQLCTNTPGSYRCHCQRGYYIASDGTTCLKSSNGTTVVKSETLMGTRSCSITCEEFTSMKQTVSQLRHKLLLPGLDNESGKSWMRINQKPADRLPVLGPPGPPGPPGDPGATGEKGSPGAIGPPGPPGTRGPRGDMGPMGPYPDFAHIKIGRRGPVGAPGAPGRNGQKGERGYPGPRGPPGPPGSFDFLLLMMADIRNDIIELQEKVFGQRRRMEFEMPSANSRDSEVHEWGSGQEELLRGPRPTRSAT; translated from the exons CGAATCTTGTCCCGAGAATAAAATCCTGACCGTGGAATATTCCTGCACAGGAGCAGGCGGGACACCGGCCACATGCTTACG gagGAAGTGCTGTGAGGGCTATAGGTTTGTGATGGGCCAGTGTATCCCAGAAA GCGTGGACGTGTGCGCCAACTTCCCGTGCGAGCAGCAATGCACGGACAACTTCGGTCGTGTCTTGTGCACGTGCTTCCCTGGCTATCGCTTCGACAGAGAGCGCCACAAGACTCACCTGCACCCTTACTGCCTGG ACATCGATGAGTGTGTGGAAAGCGGAGGTGCCGTCTGCGACCAGCTGTGTACGAACACCCCGGGCAGCTACCGGTGCCATTGCCAGCGTGGCTATTACATAGCGTCTGACGGGACAACCTGCCTGAAATCCAGCAACG GCACCACAGTGGTCAAGTCGGAGACCCTGATGGGCACCAGGTCCTGCTCCATCACCTGCGAGGAGTTCACCAGTATGAAACAGACAGTCTCCCAGCTGAGACACAAG ctgctgctccctggctTGGATAATGAGAGTGGGAAGTCCTGGATGAGGATTAACCAAAAACCAGCAGACCGTCTTCCTGTCCTAGGGCCCCCAGGTCCCCCGGGGCCTCCAG GTGACCCGGGCGCAACAGGGGAGAAAGGGAGTCCAGGGGCAATCGGACCTCCAGGGCCTCCGGGAACCCGAGGGCCCCGCGGGGACATGGGGCCAATGGGACCGTATCCTGACTTTGCACATATCAAAATCGGACGGAGGGGACCAGTG GGCGCTCCTGGGGCACCGGGAAGGAATGGCCAGAAG GGCGAACGAGGATACCCCGGTCCCCGAGGGCCACCG GGTCCTCCGGGCTCCTTTGACTTCCTGCTCCTGATGATGGCCGACATCAGGAATGACATCATTGAACTACAGGAGAAAGTGTTTGGCCAGCGCCGGAGGATGGAGTTTGAGATGCCGTCTGCCAACAGCAGGGACTCTGAGGTGCACGAATGGGGATCCGGCCaggaggagctgctgcgggggccTAGACCCACGCGCTCAGCCACATGA
- the LOC101945789 gene encoding collagen and calcium-binding EGF domain-containing protein 1-like isoform X3, which produces MLRLLEAELLFASLLSGPFPPLSGDRKSESCPENKILTVEYSCTGAGGTPATCLRRKCCEGYRFVMGQCIPESVDVCANFPCEQQCTDNFGRVLCTCFPGYRFDRERHKTHLHPYCLDIDECVESGGAVCDQLCTNTPGSYRCHCQRGYYIASDGTTCLKSSNGTTVVKSETLMGTRSCSITCEEFTSMKQTVSQLRHKLLLPGLDNESGKSWMRINQKPADRLPVLGPPGPPGPPGDPGATGEKGSPGAIGPPGPPGTRGPRGDMGPMGPYPDFAHIKIGRRGPVGAPGAPGRNGQKGPPGSFDFLLLMMADIRNDIIELQEKVFGQRRRMEFEMPSANSRDSEVHEWGSGQEELLRGPRPTRSAT; this is translated from the exons CGAATCTTGTCCCGAGAATAAAATCCTGACCGTGGAATATTCCTGCACAGGAGCAGGCGGGACACCGGCCACATGCTTACG gagGAAGTGCTGTGAGGGCTATAGGTTTGTGATGGGCCAGTGTATCCCAGAAA GCGTGGACGTGTGCGCCAACTTCCCGTGCGAGCAGCAATGCACGGACAACTTCGGTCGTGTCTTGTGCACGTGCTTCCCTGGCTATCGCTTCGACAGAGAGCGCCACAAGACTCACCTGCACCCTTACTGCCTGG ACATCGATGAGTGTGTGGAAAGCGGAGGTGCCGTCTGCGACCAGCTGTGTACGAACACCCCGGGCAGCTACCGGTGCCATTGCCAGCGTGGCTATTACATAGCGTCTGACGGGACAACCTGCCTGAAATCCAGCAACG GCACCACAGTGGTCAAGTCGGAGACCCTGATGGGCACCAGGTCCTGCTCCATCACCTGCGAGGAGTTCACCAGTATGAAACAGACAGTCTCCCAGCTGAGACACAAG ctgctgctccctggctTGGATAATGAGAGTGGGAAGTCCTGGATGAGGATTAACCAAAAACCAGCAGACCGTCTTCCTGTCCTAGGGCCCCCAGGTCCCCCGGGGCCTCCAG GTGACCCGGGCGCAACAGGGGAGAAAGGGAGTCCAGGGGCAATCGGACCTCCAGGGCCTCCGGGAACCCGAGGGCCCCGCGGGGACATGGGGCCAATGGGACCGTATCCTGACTTTGCACATATCAAAATCGGACGGAGGGGACCAGTG GGCGCTCCTGGGGCACCGGGAAGGAATGGCCAGAAG GGTCCTCCGGGCTCCTTTGACTTCCTGCTCCTGATGATGGCCGACATCAGGAATGACATCATTGAACTACAGGAGAAAGTGTTTGGCCAGCGCCGGAGGATGGAGTTTGAGATGCCGTCTGCCAACAGCAGGGACTCTGAGGTGCACGAATGGGGATCCGGCCaggaggagctgctgcgggggccTAGACCCACGCGCTCAGCCACATGA
- the LOC101945789 gene encoding collagen and calcium-binding EGF domain-containing protein 1-like isoform X4, translating to MGQCIPESVDVCANFPCEQQCTDNFGRVLCTCFPGYRFDRERHKTHLHPYCLDIDECVESGGAVCDQLCTNTPGSYRCHCQRGYYIASDGTTCLKSSNGTTVVKSETLMGTRSCSITCEEFTSMKQTVSQLRHKLLLPGLDNESGKSWMRINQKPADRLPVLGPPGPPGPPGDPGATGEKGSPGAIGPPGPPGTRGPRGDMGPMGPYPDFAHIKIGRRGPVGAPGAPGRNGQKGERGYPGPRGPPVRIEKQLAARSIRQSKGQKPHPGPQVPTALFLGQGPPGSFDFLLLMMADIRNDIIELQEKVFGQRRRMEFEMPSANSRDSEVHEWGSGQEELLRGPRPTRSAT from the exons ATGGGCCAGTGTATCCCAGAAA GCGTGGACGTGTGCGCCAACTTCCCGTGCGAGCAGCAATGCACGGACAACTTCGGTCGTGTCTTGTGCACGTGCTTCCCTGGCTATCGCTTCGACAGAGAGCGCCACAAGACTCACCTGCACCCTTACTGCCTGG ACATCGATGAGTGTGTGGAAAGCGGAGGTGCCGTCTGCGACCAGCTGTGTACGAACACCCCGGGCAGCTACCGGTGCCATTGCCAGCGTGGCTATTACATAGCGTCTGACGGGACAACCTGCCTGAAATCCAGCAACG GCACCACAGTGGTCAAGTCGGAGACCCTGATGGGCACCAGGTCCTGCTCCATCACCTGCGAGGAGTTCACCAGTATGAAACAGACAGTCTCCCAGCTGAGACACAAG ctgctgctccctggctTGGATAATGAGAGTGGGAAGTCCTGGATGAGGATTAACCAAAAACCAGCAGACCGTCTTCCTGTCCTAGGGCCCCCAGGTCCCCCGGGGCCTCCAG GTGACCCGGGCGCAACAGGGGAGAAAGGGAGTCCAGGGGCAATCGGACCTCCAGGGCCTCCGGGAACCCGAGGGCCCCGCGGGGACATGGGGCCAATGGGACCGTATCCTGACTTTGCACATATCAAAATCGGACGGAGGGGACCAGTG GGCGCTCCTGGGGCACCGGGAAGGAATGGCCAGAAG GGCGAACGAGGATACCCCGGTCCCCGAGGGCCACCGGTAAGAATAGAAAAACAATTAGCAGCACGGAGTATCAGGCAAAGCAAGGGTCAGAAACCTCATCCTGGGCCCCAAGTCCCCACTGCCTTGTTCCTTGGGCAA GGTCCTCCGGGCTCCTTTGACTTCCTGCTCCTGATGATGGCCGACATCAGGAATGACATCATTGAACTACAGGAGAAAGTGTTTGGCCAGCGCCGGAGGATGGAGTTTGAGATGCCGTCTGCCAACAGCAGGGACTCTGAGGTGCACGAATGGGGATCCGGCCaggaggagctgctgcgggggccTAGACCCACGCGCTCAGCCACATGA